Genomic window (bacterium BMS3Abin02):
CGCGAGCGTGCTGGTCGCGACGGGACGCACTGCGGAGGACGTGGCCGAGGCGGCGAAGAAGACGAAGATGCAGATCGCCTTCTACGCATCGACGCCCGCCTACCGGAGGGTGCTCGAACTCCACGGGTGGGACGTCGGGCCCGCGCTCTCCGCGATGAGCCGTCGCGGGCAATGGGATGCGATGGGGGACCTCGTGAGCGATGCGATGCTCGACGAGGTGGCCGTGGTGGCTCCGGTGCCGGAGCTCGGATGTCGCCTTCGCGAGCGGTACGGCGGGAGGCTCGACCGTATCGGCGTCTATCCGTCCGCCTCTTTGACTGACGCCGAGTGGCGACTCGTGATCGCCGGGATCCGCGGATAGCGCCTCCGGGCGAACCCTTGCCCGGCTGCATCCGACACTTCGACGCGTGAAGGGGAGGTGGACAAGGGGGCATCGAGATGCATGGTGGGCCGCGACGAGACGCCGACGAGCCTTCCTCAGATCTCGACCTGCATCCCGATCTCGAGGCACTGGTCGGTCGGCAGATGGAAGAAGCGGGCGGCACTTGTGGCATTGCGTGACATGAGGGCGAAGAGCCGTTCACGCCACATGGCCATCCCTTCACGCTCGGTCGCCAGGATGGTTTCGCGACCGAGTACGTAGGTGGTGTGCTCCGGCCGGATGCCGAATCCGGGGTGCACGATGTTGGCGAGAGCTTCCGGCACATTCGGTTCTTCCATGAACCCGTACGAGAGAACCACCTGGAAGAAGCCGTCACCCAGATCCCACACGTTCGCTCGCCGGGCGGGCGTGACGCGTGGCACGTCACTCGTCGTGATGGACAGGATCACGACCGTCTCGTGGAGCACTTCGTTGTGCCGGAAGTTGACCAGCATCGCCGGTGGCGTAGCTCCGGGTCTCGAGGAGAGGTAGACGGCGGTGCCGGGAACCCGGGTGGGCGGGTGCGTCGCGATCGAAGCGATGAAACGTTCGATCGGCAGCTCTCCGTGACGAAGACGGGCTGCCAGGATCTCCCGTCCCCGTTTCCAGGTCGTCATGATCGCGAACACGATGACCCCGATCACGAGCGGGAACCAGCCGCCGTCCGGGACCTTGAAGAGGTTCGCGCCGAAGTAGGAGAGATCGATGATCAAGAAGGCGGCAGAGAGGGAGACGGCCGCCGGCATCGACCATTTCCAGCGCTCCCTGGTCACGACGAAGAAGAGCATGGTCGTGATGACCATGGTGGTGGCGACCGCGACACCGTAGGCGGCGGCGAGCCCACTCGACGATCGGAAGCCGAGCACGAGACCGACACAGGCGACCATCAACGTCCAGTTGATGGCGGGGATGTAGATCTGCCCGACTTCCTTCTCCGACGTGTGCAGGATGCGGACTCGGGACAGGTAGCCGAGCTGGACTGCCTGCATCGTCAGCGAGAACGCCCCCGAGATCAGTGCCTGTGAGGCGATGATCGTCGCAGCCGTTGCAAGGACCAGGAGCGGCCACAGTGCCCACGAGGGTGCCATGCGATAGAACGGGCTGTCGATTGCCCCGGGATCTGCGAGGAGCAGGGCGCCCTGGCCAAAGTAGTTGAGCACCAGCGAGGGGAGGACGAGTCCGAACCATGCGAGCTGGATAGGTCGTTTTCCGAAGTGTCCCATGTCCGCGTAGAGCGCTTCGCTTCCCGTGACGACGAGAAAGATCGACCCAAGTGCAAGGAACCCCTGCAGCTTGTTGTTGAGGAAGAACCTGGCTGCGTGTACGGGGCTGAGCGCGGCGAGCACGCTGGGATTCTGGGCGATGTGCATGATGCCGAGGAGAGCGAGGGTGGAGAACCAGATGATCATGACCGGCCCGAAAACCGAGCCAACCGTTCCAGTCCCGTGGCGCTGGATCATGAACAGTGCGATGAGGATGCCGATGGCGATCGGGATGACGTACGGCTCGAGGAGCGGGGTTGCCACCCCGAGGCCCTCAACGGCGCTCAGCACCGAGATGGCCGGTGTGATCATGCCGTCTCCGTAGAGCAGAGCGGTTCCAAAGAGCCCGATGAGGATCAGCACCCGCCGACTGTGGCGCAGATGCCGCTGATGCCTGGGAACGATCAGTGCGGTGAGGGCGAGGATGCCGCCTTCACCGTTGTTCTCGGCGCGCATGACGAACGCGAGGTACTTGAGGGAGATCACGATCATCAACGACCAGAAGATCAGCGAGAGAACACCGAGGATGTTCTCCTCGACCACCAGGATTCCCTCGTGCGCCAGGAAGGACTCACGCATCGCGTAGAGGGGGCTGGTCCCGATGTCGCCGTAGACGACTCCGAGTGCCGCGAGCGACAGCATCGCCACGTAGCGGGGAGTCTGCGGCTTGTCGTGCTGGTCTGTGGCCATGGTCTTCCCGCTCGTCGGTTGCGGATGCTACTTGCAGCCGATGGCATTCAGCTTCCAGCGGCCGGTTTCCAATCCTTGGCAGACCAGAAGACTGTCCTGCCGGCAACGATGCCCGGAGCCTCTCTGCCAACGATGTCCTGAGGGGAACCCTGTACGGCGTGCGCAGCGAGCGTCAGCTCCGCAGAAACCCCAGATGTGGCGAATGCTGCAGCTCGAGTGGAAGGTGGCCGACGTCGTTGAAGGCGATGAGGTGCGGGTTCGGCGCCCGGATGATGGTGATCGAAGCGTTCCACGGCGGCATCAAGGGAACCTGGTAGAGGTTGCCTTTCGGACGGAGGCCGCACGCCCACGATGCCAGCGCCAGAGTGGGGCCTCCGTGAGCCGAGACCACCACGAGACTGTTGTCCGGGCTGTCGGCGGCGATATCGGCCAGCGCATCGACGACTCGGTGGCGTACGTCGGCCCAGGTCTCACCGCCGGGCCGAGGCACGTCCTCACCACTCGTGTAGCGAGCCCACAGCTCCGGCCATCGTTCGGCTATCTCGGTGGCGAGGAGCCCTTTCCATCTTCCATTGTCGATCTCCCGGAATCGCGGGTCCTGGTCGATCGTCAGACCGAGTTCGTTCGCTGCGGGCAGCACCGTGTCGACGGCTCGACACAGATCGCTCGAGATGATCCTGTCGATGGGCATGCGTGCCAGTCTCGCCGAGACGGCCGCGGCCTGGCGTCGCCCGACAGGCGAGAGTGGGGCATCCGACTGGCCGATGAAACGATGATCGAGATTGCCCTCCGCTTCTCCATGCCGCACGAGGAGGAAGGTGGCCACGGTTCAGCGTACCGCGGCCCGCGCCGTGGCGACCCGGGGGTCTGCGGCTGCTGTCCGCAGGCCGTCTTCTGCGACCTGGATGATCGACACCGGTCCCCAGCCACGTTCGTAATCCGCCGCTCGGTCGATCGTGTGTCCCCGCCGTTCCAGTTCGCCGATCAAGGCGTCCGACATTCGACCTTCGGTTTCGAGCAGGGATGAAGTCCCCGGAGCCGGGTCGTTGAGTATCCAACGGGGGTTTTCCTGCGCCCGTTCCGGGTCCATCTGCGTGTGGAAGAGGGCGCTCGCCATCTGGAGGAGGAGTTGGGGTTGGTAATGCCCACCTCGGGTGCCGAGGACCGTGTCGAGTCGACCGTTCCGGGTCCAGAGCGTCGGAGAGAGTGTGTGGAGCGGCCGTCGGCCAGGGGTGAGCTCGTTGGGATGTCCGGGAATCAGATTGAAACCGGCACCGCGGTTGTGGAGAAAGAAACCCGATCCCGACGCCGGGATGCCCGATCCGATCCCTGTGTAATTGGACTGGATGAGCGACACGGCCGTGTCGTTGCGATCGACGAAACTCAGGTACGCGGTTCCACCGGGTGTCGGGTGGGGCTGCGGCCAGGAGCCTGCCCGGTTGCGGTCGATGGCGCGAACACGCTCCCGGAGGCGTTCCGGTGCCACGAGGCGGTCCGGGGCGAGAGGGATCCGTTCCGGGTCGGCAACCAGATCGTCACGTTCCCACGCGACCGAGCGGTACGCCTCGATCTGGAAGTGCAGGTACTCGCCGTCGATCCGGTCTGTCGGCGGCTCCAACTCGGAGAAGATCCAGGCCGATGCGAGTGTCAGGTAGCCCTGCGAGTTCGGAGGTATCGTCCACCCAGTCCTTCCGAAGACTTCGGCAGAGACAGGGTCGACCCACTCCTCCTGTCCCACAGCGAGGTCTTCAGCGGTGATCAGGCCGTCCACTGCATTGCTGATGGCTTCGCCCGGGGCGCCCTCGTAGAAGGCCTCCCTTCCACCGTCGGCGATCTTCCGAAGTGTCCGTGCCAGGTCTCGGCGGATCAGGCGGACACCCGGCTTCGGGGGATCTGTGGCGAACAGTTCGGGAGCCGCAGGCTCGAGTCGTCCCCTGCGCCTGGTCAACGCGGCTGCCAGTTCGACCGACGTGGCGAAGCCGTCGTCTGCGTACCGGATGGCGGGGGTGAGCACTTCGGCGAGCGGCATCGATCCGAAGAGCCCGAGGAGAGCGACCCAGCCGTCCACACATCCTGGAACGGTCACGGAGGCAGGGTGATCGAAGGGAATGGAGGTGAGGCCGGAGCGACGCAGAGTTGAAGGGTCGACACCGGACCCTGCCCGCCCCGACGCGTTCAGCGTTGCCGGGGCTGCGTCGC
Coding sequences:
- the ywrD gene encoding putative gamma-glutamyltransferase YwrD gives rise to the protein MAASSGFGDVAVTPHELSTLAAMEIYALGGNAIDASIAANAVQGVVAPETCGIGGDLFALVHRPGDAAPATLNASGRAGSGVDPSTLRRSGLTSIPFDHPASVTVPGCVDGWVALLGLFGSMPLAEVLTPAIRYADDGFATSVELAAALTRRRGRLEPAAPELFATDPPKPGVRLIRRDLARTLRKIADGGREAFYEGAPGEAISNAVDGLITAEDLAVGQEEWVDPVSAEVFGRTGWTIPPNSQGYLTLASAWIFSELEPPTDRIDGEYLHFQIEAYRSVAWERDDLVADPERIPLAPDRLVAPERLRERVRAIDRNRAGSWPQPHPTPGGTAYLSFVDRNDTAVSLIQSNYTGIGSGIPASGSGFFLHNRGAGFNLIPGHPNELTPGRRPLHTLSPTLWTRNGRLDTVLGTRGGHYQPQLLLQMASALFHTQMDPERAQENPRWILNDPAPGTSSLLETEGRMSDALIGELERRGHTIDRAADYERGWGPVSIIQVAEDGLRTAAADPRVATARAAVR
- the pspA_2 gene encoding phosphoserine phosphatase 1, which translates into the protein MATFLLVRHGEAEGNLDHRFIGQSDAPLSPVGRRQAAAVSARLARMPIDRIISSDLCRAVDTVLPAANELGLTIDQDPRFREIDNGRWKGLLATEIAERWPELWARYTSGEDVPRPGGETWADVRHRVVDALADIAADSPDNSLVVVSAHGGPTLALASWACGLRPKGNLYQVPLMPPWNASITIIRAPNPHLIAFNDVGHLPLELQHSPHLGFLRS
- a CDS encoding potassium transport protein Kup, which produces MATDQHDKPQTPRYVAMLSLAALGVVYGDIGTSPLYAMRESFLAHEGILVVEENILGVLSLIFWSLMIVISLKYLAFVMRAENNGEGGILALTALIVPRHQRHLRHSRRVLILIGLFGTALLYGDGMITPAISVLSAVEGLGVATPLLEPYVIPIAIGILIALFMIQRHGTGTVGSVFGPVMIIWFSTLALLGIMHIAQNPSVLAALSPVHAARFFLNNKLQGFLALGSIFLVVTGSEALYADMGHFGKRPIQLAWFGLVLPSLVLNYFGQGALLLADPGAIDSPFYRMAPSWALWPLLVLATAATIIASQALISGAFSLTMQAVQLGYLSRVRILHTSEKEVGQIYIPAINWTLMVACVGLVLGFRSSSGLAAAYGVAVATTMVITTMLFFVVTRERWKWSMPAAVSLSAAFLIIDLSYFGANLFKVPDGGWFPLVIGVIVFAIMTTWKRGREILAARLRHGELPIERFIASIATHPPTRVPGTAVYLSSRPGATPPAMLVNFRHNEVLHETVVILSITTSDVPRVTPARRANVWDLGDGFFQVVLSYGFMEEPNVPEALANIVHPGFGIRPEHTTYVLGRETILATEREGMAMWRERLFALMSRNATSAARFFHLPTDQCLEIGMQVEI